A stretch of the Gemmatirosa kalamazoonensis genome encodes the following:
- a CDS encoding non-ribosomal peptide synthetase: MTTPDGGGTSMTPALAARLAQLSPERRALVERQLQAARQARATTIPRRPDAARAPLSLGQEFLWSLHEALPELVAYHVPRVLRLRGPLDVAALRRALDGLVARHEALRTRFVRGAAGPEQVIDAPAPVALACADLTAGDDGALENLLGTFVRRPFDLARDPQLRALLVRLGADDHVLALVSHHLVCDEGSRDVVFGDLAALYAGESLPPLDVQYADYAVWQRAQHAAGALAPQLDFWRERLRGLTRLELPTDRPRAATPSFAGARHRFTLPAELAERVRALSRAHGATPFMTLLAAFQALLARYTGQDDVAVGTPVSARALPELQRVVGYFPNLVVLRTALHDDPTFAALVARVRDTSMQAFEHQDVPLDLVAAELGTGGAGALAQVSFQLATGEIAAPALHGVEASVVPTDFGSAKFELVLGLRETTRGYDGMIEYRTDLFDAPTIARMAEHFGVLLAGAVAEPERPVSRLPLLTAVERAQLAEWNDTARSLGSEDATLVSLLAEQAARTPDAVAVVDERASLTYAALEARAAALARRLRALGVGAGALVAVCAERSVELVVALVAVGKAGGAYVPVDPEYPAERVAYMLADSGAPVLLTTRALAGTLPAHQATLVLLDGAAEDADRADVADHADDVVPLPRPAADDVAYMIYTSGSTGRPKGALNAHRGIVNRLRWMQAEYALGAGDVVLQKTPFSFDVSVWEFFWPLMSGAKLVLARPGGHRDAAYLAATIQRHGVTVCHFVPSMLRAFLAEPTAAGCVSLRDVLASGEALAPDLVAGFYRALPGSRLHNLYGPTECAVDVTYWPCPPSPEPPAVVPIGRPVANTTLHVLDAHRQLVPLGVAGELYLGGVQVGMGYHGRPELTAERFVPDPFGTRDSGRGTRGGEAPESRVPSPGSRLYRTGDLARWRPDGTVEYLGRLDFQVKIRGFRIELGEIESALTGVPGIAQAVVVVRDDAVTGPQLVACVVAEPDAVVPDAEALRDTLGASLPPHMVPSQFVTLDALPLTPSGKADRKALVALLPEARAAREIVAPRTPTERRIAEMWADAFSLPAVSVDDGFLDLGGHSLLAMRVLGRIRHELGVHVPLDELLRGATVARVAALVDELSGVAADDDAHPLVPVACDGDTPVLPTSFQQQRFWILDQIDAESAAYTLPVALRLTGALDAAKLEHALNAVVARHEALRTVFALRDDAPAQVILPTLRVPLPVTDLRALAPEARDARVAAESSAHANAPFDLAAGPLVRAALLRTADDEHVLLLTLHHIVADGWSMGVLLDEIGRAYAGDALAPLGLQYADYAVWQRRALQSPAAARQLDYWGARLTGVAPLELPTDRPRPAVQTVAGAKRERHVPAAVAEGVRALARARGATPYATCLAAFAAVLHRYTGQADFAIGSITSGRRRTELEPIVGLFMNTLAVRVAVDAGAPFAALLAQVRDAAAEALAHQDVPFEQVVERVQPTRDRSRSPIFQVAFQLLDGLGGPPRIPGLDVAPARVAKETAKFELTLVVRSAPDGGFVTVAEYNTDLFDAATIDRLLAHYATLLEAASRDANVAVSRLPLLDAAERLTVLQRWNDTARPLPAWTVPARVLAVAAASPAAVAVRAEDETLTYAELARRSALVARRLESLGVRPGDRVGVCVERSASLVPALLGVLRAGAAYVPVDASYPAERIAHVLGDAGVRAVLTDAESAPRLPAVEAPIERIESVTWASGDPIDALAPCDVDAESLAYVLYTSGSTGRPKGVMIPHRALANFLASMAERPGLAAGDALVAVTTISFDIAGLELWLPLVTGAEVVLASRATAVDGAALRALVERTAARARGVMLQATPATWRLLLETGWSGTPTLTMLCGGEAWPPGLAESLVPRGAALWNVYGPTETTIWSTRAHVATPGPISLGEPLANTTLYVLEPTGEPAPLGVPGELWIGGAGLAHGYHGRPDLTAERFVPDPFAPATLHAPRSTLGPTDVEASVERGAWSAEAPRMYRTGDLVRRHVDGRLEYLGRLDDQVKVRGYRIELGEIESVLARTAGVAQAAVAARRAESGDAQLVGYVVLDDAAAADAVLGAARERLRAALPEYMVPNAVMVLGALPLTPNGKVDRRALPAPSAEAVAAAARPYTAPRSPLEAQIADAWAGALGVERVGVDDDFFALGGHSLLAMRVIARLADVVPVRLTIGALFEARTVADLAALVVRRLAEGGTAGAEARIPRRADQGPAPLSFAQELLWLHEQMAPGTAAYNVPLARRVRGPLDVARLEAALGALVARHEALRTTFVETSGGPRQVVDPSRPVGLELVDAADDAAAADALREIAARPFDLAAGPVFRVGLVRRAADDAVLLFVAHHAVFDGGSIVPLLRDLAAYYEGRGHELPPLDVHIADVAAWERARVDDERAAPALAFWREALRGAPAVIDLPFDHPRSASAGGPGARYAVTLPAVTRDAARALAARYGATPFAVLLTAFQSLLFRVSAQDDLVVGAPVSGRARRETEPLVGHLVNALALRARFDDDPTFAELLARTRDAALRALEHAALPYERLVRELRAGAPAAEATLFRVMFSVQDVHEAPERLGVATMEPLGVDVGASKFDLSLLMAERPDGLRAAVEYRRDLLDEATVARLVAQLGTLIEAAAAAPDERVSRLALATAAERAALLAWSARPAVQQLAPTVHGMFERWAQRCPDAVALRFGEQRLTYAQVERRANALAHRLRAAGVSRGTIVGLCVERSMEFPIGALAVMKAGGAYLPLDPDYPRERLAFMVQDSGAPVLLTQRALVGRVPEAGTLVFADDESLGAVDARLDGGAGAEDLAYVIYTSGSTGRPKGALLRHRGACNLASALGQELGVTPDERVLQFSALSFDASVLEILWSLCQGGCLHLVSKEVQTDPDALATMIAAEGITATLLPPVMLRAIDPSRVPALRTVLSGGEACGADIVERWAPGRRLFNAYGPTEVTVMPTMARLGDRVRGIPIGGPLPGCRTYVLDAAGAPVPVGVPGELFIGGLGVGAGYLNRPELTRERFVSDPFVGGGATMYRSGDRVRWRADRQLDYLGRLDQQVKLRGYRIELGEIESLLAAQPGVASAAVTVRRDVGDAEALVGYYCAAAGGDPGAAALLAALRGRLPTFMVPAALVRLDALPLTPSGKLDRAALPAPEVAAPAHELLEPRDDVEAVVAGVWREVLARDRVGIETSFFDLGGHSLLATRIAGQVSRIFRTSLPLRRFFEAPTVAGVARALAELEPKAGQTTTIARLFRRAQQMTPEERERLRREKSSTDPR; the protein is encoded by the coding sequence CCGTCGCGCTGGCGTGCGCCGACCTCACGGCCGGCGACGACGGAGCGCTCGAGAATCTGTTAGGCACGTTCGTGCGCCGCCCGTTCGACCTCGCGCGCGATCCGCAGCTCCGCGCGCTGCTCGTGCGACTCGGCGCCGACGACCACGTGCTCGCGCTCGTGTCGCATCACCTCGTGTGCGACGAGGGGTCGCGCGACGTCGTGTTCGGCGACCTCGCGGCGCTCTATGCGGGCGAGTCGCTGCCGCCGCTCGACGTGCAGTACGCCGACTACGCGGTGTGGCAGCGCGCGCAGCACGCCGCGGGCGCGCTCGCGCCGCAGCTCGACTTCTGGCGCGAGCGGCTGCGCGGCCTGACGCGGCTGGAGCTGCCGACCGACCGGCCGCGCGCCGCGACGCCGTCGTTCGCCGGCGCGCGCCACCGCTTCACGCTTCCGGCGGAGCTGGCCGAGCGGGTGCGTGCGCTGTCGCGGGCGCACGGCGCGACGCCGTTCATGACGCTGCTCGCCGCGTTCCAGGCCCTGCTCGCGCGGTATACCGGGCAGGACGACGTCGCCGTGGGGACGCCGGTGTCCGCGCGCGCGCTGCCGGAGCTGCAGCGCGTGGTCGGCTACTTCCCGAACCTCGTGGTGCTGCGGACGGCGCTGCACGACGACCCGACGTTCGCGGCGCTCGTCGCGCGCGTGCGCGACACGAGCATGCAGGCGTTCGAGCACCAGGACGTGCCGCTCGACCTCGTGGCCGCGGAGCTCGGGACGGGCGGCGCGGGCGCGCTCGCGCAGGTGAGCTTCCAGCTCGCGACGGGCGAGATCGCCGCACCGGCGCTGCACGGCGTCGAGGCGTCGGTGGTGCCGACGGACTTCGGCAGCGCGAAGTTCGAGCTCGTGCTCGGCCTGCGCGAGACGACGCGCGGCTACGACGGCATGATCGAGTACCGCACCGACCTGTTCGACGCGCCGACGATCGCGCGCATGGCGGAGCACTTCGGCGTGCTGCTCGCCGGTGCGGTGGCGGAGCCCGAGCGGCCGGTGTCGCGGCTGCCGCTGCTCACCGCCGTGGAGCGCGCGCAGCTCGCCGAGTGGAACGACACGGCGCGATCGTTGGGCAGCGAGGACGCGACGCTGGTGTCGCTGCTGGCCGAGCAGGCGGCGCGGACGCCGGACGCGGTCGCGGTGGTGGACGAGCGTGCCTCGCTGACGTACGCGGCGCTCGAGGCGCGCGCGGCAGCGCTGGCGCGGCGGCTTCGCGCGTTAGGCGTGGGTGCGGGGGCGCTCGTCGCGGTGTGCGCGGAGCGCTCGGTCGAGCTGGTGGTCGCGCTCGTGGCGGTGGGGAAGGCGGGGGGGGCGTACGTGCCCGTCGATCCGGAGTACCCGGCGGAGCGCGTGGCGTACATGCTCGCCGACTCCGGGGCGCCGGTGCTGCTGACGACGCGGGCGCTGGCGGGGACGCTGCCGGCGCACCAGGCGACCCTCGTGCTGCTCGACGGCGCGGCGGAGGACGCGGATCGCGCGGATGTGGCGGATCACGCGGATGACGTTGTGCCGCTGCCGCGGCCGGCGGCGGACGATGTGGCGTACATGATCTACACGTCGGGGTCGACGGGGCGGCCGAAGGGGGCGCTCAATGCGCACCGCGGGATCGTGAACCGGCTGCGGTGGATGCAGGCGGAGTACGCGTTGGGCGCGGGCGACGTGGTGCTGCAGAAGACGCCGTTCAGCTTCGACGTGAGCGTGTGGGAGTTCTTCTGGCCGCTGATGAGCGGGGCGAAGCTCGTGCTGGCGCGGCCCGGGGGGCATCGCGACGCGGCGTACCTGGCGGCGACGATCCAGCGGCACGGGGTGACGGTGTGCCACTTCGTGCCCTCGATGCTGCGCGCGTTCCTCGCGGAGCCGACGGCGGCGGGGTGCGTCTCGCTGCGGGACGTGCTGGCGAGCGGGGAGGCGCTGGCGCCGGACCTGGTGGCGGGGTTCTATCGGGCGCTGCCGGGGAGCCGGCTGCACAACCTGTACGGGCCGACGGAGTGCGCGGTGGACGTGACGTACTGGCCGTGCCCCCCGAGCCCCGAGCCGCCCGCGGTCGTGCCGATCGGCCGGCCGGTCGCGAACACGACGCTGCACGTCCTCGACGCGCACCGCCAGCTCGTACCGTTAGGCGTCGCCGGGGAGCTGTACCTCGGCGGCGTGCAGGTGGGGATGGGCTATCATGGCCGCCCCGAGCTGACCGCCGAGCGGTTCGTTCCGGACCCGTTCGGGACGCGGGACTCGGGACGCGGGACTCGGGGGGGAGAAGCGCCCGAGTCCCGAGTCCCGAGTCCCGGGTCCCGTCTCTATCGCACCGGCGACCTCGCGCGGTGGCGGCCCGACGGCACGGTGGAGTACCTCGGGCGGCTCGACTTCCAGGTCAAGATTCGCGGCTTCCGCATCGAGCTCGGGGAGATCGAGAGCGCGCTCACCGGCGTGCCCGGCATCGCGCAGGCGGTGGTCGTCGTGCGCGACGACGCCGTCACCGGCCCGCAGCTCGTCGCGTGTGTCGTCGCCGAACCGGACGCCGTGGTGCCTGACGCGGAAGCGCTGCGCGACACGCTCGGCGCGTCGCTGCCGCCGCACATGGTGCCGTCGCAGTTCGTGACGCTGGACGCGCTGCCACTCACGCCGAGCGGCAAGGCGGACCGCAAGGCGCTCGTCGCGCTGTTGCCGGAGGCGCGTGCGGCGCGAGAGATCGTCGCGCCGCGCACGCCGACCGAGCGCCGCATCGCGGAGATGTGGGCCGACGCGTTCTCGCTGCCCGCGGTGAGCGTGGACGACGGCTTCCTCGACCTCGGCGGCCACTCGCTGCTCGCGATGCGCGTCCTCGGCCGCATCCGCCACGAGCTGGGCGTACACGTGCCGCTCGACGAGCTGCTGCGCGGCGCGACCGTGGCGCGCGTGGCGGCGCTCGTCGACGAGCTGTCGGGCGTGGCGGCGGACGACGACGCGCATCCGCTCGTGCCGGTCGCATGCGACGGCGACACGCCGGTGCTGCCGACGTCGTTCCAGCAGCAGCGGTTCTGGATCCTCGACCAGATCGACGCCGAGTCGGCGGCGTACACGCTGCCGGTCGCGCTGCGCCTGACGGGCGCGCTCGACGCCGCGAAGCTCGAGCACGCGCTGAATGCCGTGGTCGCGCGGCACGAGGCGCTGCGCACCGTGTTCGCGCTGCGCGACGACGCGCCGGCGCAGGTGATCCTCCCCACGCTGCGCGTGCCGCTGCCGGTGACGGACCTGCGCGCGCTCGCGCCCGAGGCGCGCGACGCGCGCGTGGCGGCCGAGAGCTCGGCCCACGCGAACGCGCCGTTCGATCTCGCCGCCGGGCCGCTCGTGCGCGCCGCGCTGCTGCGCACGGCCGACGACGAGCACGTGCTGCTGCTCACGCTGCACCACATCGTCGCCGACGGCTGGTCGATGGGCGTGCTGCTCGACGAGATCGGGCGCGCGTACGCGGGCGACGCGCTCGCGCCGCTCGGGCTGCAGTACGCCGACTACGCGGTGTGGCAGCGCCGCGCGCTGCAGTCGCCCGCCGCGGCGCGTCAGCTCGACTACTGGGGCGCGCGCCTAACGGGCGTCGCGCCGCTGGAGCTGCCGACGGACCGGCCGCGTCCCGCCGTGCAGACCGTCGCCGGCGCGAAGCGCGAGCGGCACGTCCCCGCCGCGGTGGCCGAGGGCGTGCGCGCGCTCGCCCGCGCGCGCGGCGCGACCCCGTACGCGACGTGCCTCGCCGCGTTCGCCGCGGTGCTGCACCGGTACACCGGACAGGCGGACTTCGCGATCGGTTCGATCACGTCGGGGCGTCGGCGCACGGAGCTGGAGCCGATCGTCGGGCTGTTCATGAACACGCTCGCCGTGCGCGTCGCGGTGGATGCGGGCGCGCCGTTCGCCGCGCTGCTCGCGCAGGTGCGCGACGCGGCCGCCGAGGCGCTCGCGCACCAGGACGTGCCGTTCGAGCAGGTCGTCGAGCGCGTGCAGCCGACGCGCGACCGCAGCCGCAGCCCGATCTTCCAGGTCGCGTTCCAGCTCCTCGACGGTCTCGGCGGGCCGCCGCGGATCCCCGGCCTCGACGTCGCGCCGGCGCGCGTGGCGAAGGAGACGGCGAAGTTCGAGCTCACGCTCGTCGTGCGCTCCGCTCCCGACGGCGGCTTCGTCACCGTGGCGGAGTACAACACCGACCTGTTCGACGCGGCGACGATCGACCGGCTGCTCGCGCACTATGCGACGCTGCTCGAGGCCGCGTCGCGCGACGCGAACGTGGCCGTGAGCCGGCTGCCGCTGCTCGACGCGGCGGAGCGCCTGACGGTTCTGCAGCGGTGGAACGACACGGCGCGCCCGCTCCCCGCGTGGACGGTGCCGGCGCGCGTGCTCGCCGTGGCCGCCGCGTCGCCCGCCGCCGTCGCCGTCCGCGCCGAGGACGAGACGCTGACGTACGCCGAGCTCGCGCGCCGCTCGGCGCTCGTCGCGCGGCGGCTCGAATCGTTAGGCGTGCGGCCCGGCGACCGCGTCGGCGTGTGCGTCGAGCGGAGCGCGTCGCTCGTCCCGGCGCTGCTCGGCGTGCTGCGCGCCGGCGCGGCCTACGTGCCCGTCGACGCGTCGTACCCGGCCGAGCGCATCGCGCACGTGCTCGGCGACGCCGGCGTGCGCGCGGTGCTCACCGACGCCGAGTCGGCGCCGCGGCTGCCGGCCGTGGAGGCGCCCATCGAGCGGATCGAGAGCGTGACGTGGGCGAGCGGCGACCCGATCGACGCGCTCGCGCCGTGCGACGTCGACGCGGAGTCGCTCGCGTACGTGCTGTACACCTCCGGCTCCACGGGGCGGCCGAAGGGCGTCATGATCCCGCACCGCGCGCTGGCGAACTTCCTCGCCAGCATGGCCGAGCGCCCGGGGCTCGCGGCCGGCGACGCGCTCGTCGCGGTGACGACGATCAGCTTCGACATCGCGGGGCTGGAGCTGTGGCTGCCGCTCGTGACCGGCGCGGAGGTCGTGCTCGCGTCGCGCGCGACCGCGGTCGATGGCGCGGCGCTGCGCGCGCTCGTCGAGCGCACCGCGGCGCGCGCGCGCGGTGTGATGCTGCAGGCGACGCCCGCGACGTGGCGCCTGCTCCTGGAGACCGGCTGGAGCGGCACGCCGACGCTCACGATGCTGTGCGGCGGCGAGGCGTGGCCGCCGGGGCTGGCCGAGTCACTCGTGCCGCGCGGCGCCGCGCTGTGGAACGTGTATGGCCCGACGGAGACGACGATCTGGTCGACGCGCGCGCACGTCGCGACGCCGGGCCCGATATCGTTAGGCGAGCCGCTCGCGAACACCACGCTGTACGTGCTGGAGCCGACCGGCGAGCCGGCGCCGCTCGGCGTGCCGGGCGAGCTGTGGATCGGCGGCGCGGGGCTCGCGCACGGCTATCACGGTCGGCCAGATCTCACGGCCGAGCGATTCGTCCCGGATCCGTTCGCCCCTGCCACGCTCCACGCTCCACGCTCCACGCTCGGTCCGACGGACGTGGAAGCGAGCGTGGAGCGTGGAGCGTGGAGCGCCGAGGCACCGAGGATGTATCGCACCGGCGATCTCGTGCGCCGCCACGTCGACGGCCGGCTGGAGTACCTCGGCCGCCTCGACGATCAGGTGAAGGTGCGCGGCTATCGCATCGAGCTCGGTGAGATCGAGAGCGTGCTCGCGCGCACCGCGGGCGTGGCGCAGGCGGCGGTCGCGGCGCGGCGCGCGGAGAGCGGCGACGCGCAGCTCGTGGGCTACGTGGTGCTCGACGATGCCGCCGCGGCGGACGCGGTGCTCGGCGCGGCGCGCGAGCGGCTGCGCGCGGCGCTGCCCGAGTACATGGTGCCTAACGCCGTGATGGTGCTCGGCGCGCTGCCGCTGACGCCGAACGGCAAGGTGGACCGCCGTGCGCTTCCGGCGCCGTCGGCCGAGGCGGTCGCCGCCGCGGCTCGGCCGTACACCGCGCCGCGCTCGCCGCTCGAGGCGCAGATCGCCGACGCGTGGGCCGGCGCGCTGGGCGTCGAGCGCGTGGGCGTGGACGACGACTTCTTCGCGCTGGGCGGGCACTCGCTGCTCGCCATGCGCGTGATCGCGCGGCTCGCCGATGTGGTGCCGGTGCGGCTCACGATCGGCGCGCTGTTCGAGGCGCGGACGGTGGCCGATCTCGCCGCGCTCGTGGTGCGGCGGCTGGCGGAGGGCGGTACGGCCGGCGCCGAGGCTCGCATCCCGCGGCGCGCGGATCAGGGGCCGGCACCGCTCTCATTCGCGCAGGAGCTGCTCTGGCTGCACGAGCAGATGGCGCCCGGCACCGCGGCGTACAACGTCCCGCTCGCACGGCGCGTGCGCGGGCCGCTCGACGTGGCGCGACTCGAGGCCGCGTTGGGCGCGCTCGTTGCCCGCCACGAGGCGCTGCGCACGACGTTCGTCGAGACGAGCGGCGGGCCGCGCCAGGTCGTCGACCCGTCCCGCCCGGTCGGTCTCGAGCTCGTCGACGCGGCCGACGACGCCGCGGCCGCCGACGCGCTGCGCGAGATCGCGGCGCGGCCGTTCGACCTCGCCGCAGGCCCGGTGTTCCGCGTGGGCCTCGTGCGCCGCGCCGCGGACGACGCCGTGCTGCTGTTCGTCGCGCACCACGCGGTCTTCGACGGCGGCTCGATCGTCCCGCTGCTGCGCGACCTCGCCGCGTACTACGAAGGGCGCGGGCACGAGCTGCCGCCGCTCGACGTGCACATCGCGGACGTGGCGGCGTGGGAGCGCGCCCGCGTGGACGACGAGCGCGCCGCACCGGCGCTCGCGTTCTGGCGCGAGGCGTTGCGCGGTGCGCCCGCCGTGATCGACCTGCCGTTCGACCACCCGCGCTCGGCGTCGGCGGGCGGGCCCGGCGCCCGGTACGCGGTCACGCTTCCCGCGGTGACGCGCGACGCGGCGCGCGCGCTCGCCGCGCGCTACGGCGCGACGCCGTTCGCGGTGCTGCTCACGGCGTTCCAGTCGCTGCTGTTCCGCGTCAGCGCGCAGGACGACCTCGTGGTCGGCGCGCCGGTGTCGGGCCGCGCGCGTCGGGAGACGGAGCCGCTCGTCGGGCACCTCGTGAACGCGCTGGCGCTCCGTGCGCGCTTCGACGACGACCCGACATTCGCCGAGCTGCTCGCGCGCACGCGAGACGCCGCGCTGCGCGCGCTCGAGCACGCGGCGCTGCCGTATGAGCGCCTGGTGCGCGAGCTGCGCGCGGGCGCGCCGGCGGCAGAGGCCACGCTGTTCCGCGTGATGTTCAGCGTGCAGGATGTGCACGAGGCGCCCGAGCGGCTCGGCGTCGCGACGATGGAGCCGCTGGGCGTCGACGTCGGCGCGTCGAAGTTCGACCTGTCGCTGCTGATGGCCGAGCGCCCCGATGGGCTGCGCGCCGCCGTCGAGTACCGCCGCGACCTGCTCGACGAGGCGACGGTCGCGCGGCTCGTCGCGCAGTTAGGCACCCTCATCGAGGCGGCGGCGGCCGCGCCTGACGAGCGCGTGTCGCGGCTGGCGCTCGCCACGGCGGCGGAGCGCGCGGCGCTGCTCGCGTGGAGCGCGCGGCCGGCGGTGCAACAGCTCGCGCCCACCGTGCACGGGATGTTCGAGCGCTGGGCGCAGCGGTGCCCCGACGCGGTCGCGCTCCGCTTCGGCGAGCAGCGCCTCACGTACGCGCAGGTGGAGCGGCGGGCGAACGCGCTCGCCCACCGACTGCGCGCGGCGGGCGTGTCACGCGGCACGATCGTCGGGCTGTGCGTCGAGCGCTCGATGGAGTTCCCGATTGGCGCGCTGGCGGTGATGAAGGCCGGCGGCGCGTACCTCCCGCTCGACCCCGACTACCCCCGCGAGCGGCTCGCGTTCATGGTGCAGGACTCGGGCGCGCCCGTGCTGCTCACGCAGCGCGCGCTCGTCGGGCGCGTGCCGGAGGCGGGGACCCTCGTCTTCGCCGACGACGAGTCGTTAGGCGCCGTCGACGCGCGCCTCGACGGCGGCGCCGGGGCCGAGGACCTCGCGTACGTCATCTACACGTCAGGCTCCACGGGGCGGCCGAAGGGCGCGCTGCTGCGCCACCGCGGCGCGTGCAACCTCGCCAGCGCGTTGGGCCAGGAGCTCGGCGTGACGCCCGACGAGCGCGTGCTCCAGTTCTCCGCGCTCAGCTTCGACGCGTCGGTGCTCGAGATCCTCTGGTCGCTGTGCCAGGGCGGGTGCCTGCACCTCGTGTCGAAGGAGGTGCAGACGGACCCCGACGCGCTCGCGACGATGATCGCCGCGGAGGGGATCACCGCGACGCTGCTGCCGCCGGTCATGCTGCGGGCGATCGACCCGTCGCGCGTGCCGGCGCTCCGCACGGTGCTTTCCGGCGGCGAGGCGTGCGGCGCGGACATCGTCGAGCGGTGGGCGCCCGGCAGGCGGCTCTTCAACGCGTACGGGCCCACCGAGGTGACGGTGATGCCGACGATGGCGCGCCTCGGCGACCGCGTGCGCGGGATCCCGATCGGCGGGCCCCTGCCCGGGTGCCGCACGTACGTGCTCGACGCCGCCGGCGCGCCCGTGCCGGTGGGGGTGCCCGGGGAGCTGTTCATCGGCGGGCTCGGGGTCGGGGCGGGGTACCTCAACCGCCCGGAGCTCACGCGCGAGCGCTTCGTGTCGGATCCGTTCGTCGGCGGTGGCGCCACGATGTACCGCAGTGGTGACCGCGTGCGCTGGCGCGCCGACCGGCAGCTCGACTACCTCGGGCGCCTCGACCAGCAGGTGAAGCTGCGCGGCTACCGCATCGAGCTCGGCGAGATCGAGAGCCTGCTCGCGGCGCAGCCGGGCGTCGCGTCGGCCGCGGTCACGGTGCGGCGCGACGTCGGCGACGCGGAGGCGCTCGTCGGCTACTACTGCGCCGCGGCCGGCGGCGACCCGGGTGCGGCGGCGCTGCTCGCCGCGCTGCGCGGTCGGCTTCCGACGTTCATGGTGCCGGCCGCGCTCGTGCGGCTCGACGCGCTCCCGCTGACGCCGAGTGGGAAGCTCGATCGCGCGGCGCTGCCGGCGCCCGAGGTGGCGGCGCCCGCGCACGAGCTGTTGGAGCCGCGCGACGACGTGGAGGCGGTGGTCGCCGGCGTGTGGCGCGAGGTCCTCGCGCGCGACCGCGTGGGGATCGAGACGAGCTTCTTCGACCTCGGCGGCCACTCGCTGCTCGCGACGCGGATCGCGGGGCAGGTGAGCCGGATCTTCCGCACCTCGCTCCCGTTGCGACGCTTCTTCGAGGCGCCCACCGTGGCTGGGGTGGCGCGGGCGCTCGCGGAGCTCGAGCCGAAGGCCGGCCAGACGACGACGATCGCGCGGCTCTTCCGCCGCGCGCAGCAGATGACGCCGGAGGAGCGCGAGCGTCTCCGGCGCGAGAAGTCCAGCACCGACCCGCGGTAA